In Myxococcales bacterium, one DNA window encodes the following:
- a CDS encoding cytochrome P450: MVLRLLQWIVAQEWLMRLCGPLFGPFNPFLPEFRRDPHATFRRMREQRPFYYSRVFMAFIATRYEDVQFILRDKNFTTDRSQTKVMKGIAKSAKKDPEFWAMIDRNLLMLDGDEHRKLRGLVSKAFTPRRVEGLRPRIQAVVDDLMDQMAKSEDVELIRDLAHPLPIAVILEMLGLPSKDREKFAAWSRLLVQLLDPLQARGGDASIRTAVRELNAYLRPLLEERRAHPKDDLLSAMLEAEEDGNRMNERDLMALVSLILVAGHETTTHLIANAVVQLLRNPGERKRLQDNPALIETAVDEFLRFAGPILLTDRAAIEDCEVGGHRVRAGDLVVVVLAAANRDPAQFSHPEQLDLGRTENQHLGLGLGNHFCMGSLLAKLETEIAITTLLRRFPEFSGSGEPEEYLRSMMLWGPTALPIELGGGRCC, encoded by the coding sequence ATGGTGCTGCGACTCTTGCAGTGGATCGTGGCGCAAGAATGGCTGATGCGTCTGTGCGGACCCCTGTTCGGGCCATTCAATCCGTTCTTGCCCGAGTTCCGGCGAGACCCCCATGCGACGTTTCGACGCATGCGCGAGCAACGACCCTTCTACTACAGCCGCGTCTTCATGGCGTTCATCGCCACCCGCTACGAAGACGTCCAGTTCATCCTGCGCGACAAAAACTTCACCACCGATCGCAGCCAAACGAAGGTCATGAAGGGCATCGCCAAGAGTGCCAAAAAAGACCCTGAATTCTGGGCGATGATCGACCGCAACCTGCTGATGCTCGACGGCGACGAACACCGAAAGCTCCGCGGACTGGTGAGCAAGGCCTTTACCCCGCGACGCGTCGAAGGCTTGCGACCCCGCATTCAAGCCGTCGTCGACGATCTCATGGATCAAATGGCGAAGAGCGAAGATGTCGAGTTGATCCGCGATCTGGCGCACCCGCTTCCCATCGCTGTGATCCTGGAAATGTTGGGTCTGCCGTCGAAGGATCGCGAGAAGTTCGCGGCCTGGTCGAGGCTACTCGTACAACTCCTCGACCCGCTTCAAGCTCGGGGCGGGGACGCATCCATTCGCACCGCCGTGAGAGAGCTCAACGCCTACCTGCGCCCGCTGCTCGAAGAACGCCGGGCCCACCCGAAGGATGACTTACTGTCGGCGATGCTCGAAGCGGAAGAAGATGGCAACCGCATGAACGAGCGCGACCTGATGGCACTCGTGAGCTTGATCCTGGTGGCCGGACACGAAACCACAACTCATCTGATCGCCAACGCGGTAGTCCAATTGCTGCGCAACCCGGGCGAGCGCAAGCGGTTGCAGGACAATCCAGCGTTGATCGAAACCGCAGTGGATGAGTTCTTGAGGTTCGCGGGTCCGATCCTGCTGACCGATCGAGCCGCAATCGAAGACTGCGAGGTAGGGGGGCATAGAGTTCGCGCGGGGGATCTGGTCGTGGTGGTTCTGGCTGCTGCCAATCGCGATCCGGCGCAGTTTTCGCATCCGGAGCAATTGGATCTTGGGCGAACGGAGAACCAGCATCTCGGGCTTGGTCTCGGCAACCATTTCTGTATGGGGTCGCTGTTGGCAAAGTTGGAGACGGAGATTGCGATTACGACACTGTTGCGGCGATTTCCGGAATTCTCGGGATCTGGAGAGCCTGAGGAGTATCTGCGATCGATGATGTTGTGGGGGCCTACTGCGTTGCCGATTGAGCTTGGGGGTGGGCGTTGTTGCTAG
- the dinB gene encoding DNA polymerase IV: protein MPDERTSLSPDHPKPDPPEFERVILHADMDAYFASVEQRERPELRGLPIAVGGEGGRGVVAAASYEARVFGVRSAMPSFEARRLCPELIFVRGNMALYARESRRIFAIFDEFSPRVEGLSLDEAFLDLTGTQRLLGTPREVATRLRARVLEETQLTVSVGIGPVKMVAKIASAAAKPDGLLEVHRSDVRAFLAKLPVRAIWGVGPVGAERLHAAGFENLGQLADCDPERVRRSVGQWGVEIARLARGEDIRDVEAYREPKSYSEENTFNQDVSETALLEATILTHAESVARRLRRDELKARVVVLKWCPAERRAPGPRGYPARSRQITLAEATDDGDLIAREARKLLANADLGGSVRLIGVCAEGLESREAPQLSLFDEAPEKKRRSELNRALDEIADRFGAKALQRASQGTAERAGLSMQIKRGEKLED from the coding sequence ATGCCGGACGAGCGAACCTCTCTTTCTCCTGACCACCCGAAACCCGATCCGCCCGAGTTCGAACGGGTCATCCTCCACGCCGATATGGATGCCTATTTCGCGTCGGTCGAGCAGCGCGAGCGTCCAGAATTGCGCGGCTTGCCGATCGCAGTCGGAGGCGAGGGCGGGCGGGGTGTCGTAGCCGCCGCGAGTTACGAGGCCCGGGTGTTCGGCGTGCGCTCCGCCATGCCCTCGTTCGAAGCGCGCAGATTGTGCCCGGAGTTGATCTTCGTTCGCGGCAATATGGCGCTCTACGCGCGCGAGTCTCGGCGCATCTTTGCGATCTTTGACGAGTTCTCTCCCCGGGTCGAAGGTCTTTCTCTCGACGAAGCCTTCCTCGACTTGACGGGCACACAGCGGTTGCTCGGAACGCCTCGGGAGGTTGCTACTCGCTTGCGCGCACGGGTTCTGGAAGAGACGCAGTTGACGGTTTCAGTCGGAATCGGACCAGTGAAGATGGTTGCGAAGATCGCGAGCGCCGCGGCGAAGCCCGACGGGTTGCTCGAAGTGCATCGCAGCGACGTGCGTGCGTTTCTGGCCAAGCTTCCCGTGCGTGCGATCTGGGGTGTGGGACCCGTGGGAGCCGAACGTCTGCACGCGGCGGGCTTCGAGAATTTGGGCCAGTTGGCCGATTGCGATCCAGAGCGGGTTAGGCGCAGCGTCGGACAGTGGGGAGTCGAAATCGCACGTCTGGCCCGGGGCGAGGATATTCGCGACGTAGAGGCGTATCGCGAGCCCAAGTCCTACAGCGAGGAGAACACCTTCAACCAGGACGTCTCGGAGACGGCGTTACTCGAGGCGACGATTCTCACCCACGCCGAATCGGTTGCCAGGCGCTTGCGCAGGGATGAACTCAAAGCACGGGTCGTCGTATTGAAGTGGTGTCCCGCCGAGCGACGCGCTCCCGGTCCGCGGGGCTATCCCGCGCGCTCGCGGCAGATCACGCTCGCCGAAGCGACGGACGACGGGGATCTGATCGCGCGCGAAGCGCGCAAGCTGTTGGCGAATGCGGATCTCGGCGGGTCGGTTCGCCTGATCGGAGTCTGCGCCGAGGGACTCGAGAGCCGCGAGGCACCTCAACTCTCGTTGTTCGATGAAGCCCCGGAGAAGAAACGGCGCAGCGAACTCAATCGAGCGCTCGACGAAATTGCCGACCGCTTCGGCGCGAAGGCTCTGCAGCGCGCGAGCCAGGGAACTGCGGAACGGGCGGGACTTTCCATGCAGATCAAGCGCGGCGAAAAACTAGAGGACTAG
- a CDS encoding methyltransferase type 12 yields MSASQNDPRQDHRLAFLRGFLNRPKEVGSIIPSSRFMEKRIVNTAGLANAKLAIELGPGTGGTTKAFLREMAPDAKLLAIEINPDFVKLLKATLRDPRLIVHEGSAADIPAALGKYGLNQPEVILSGIPFSTMDWELGLSILRSVHAALPIDGRFVAYQFRDRVESLGNDVFGRANVQTELLNMPPMRVYCWEKVVGKN; encoded by the coding sequence ATGAGTGCAAGCCAAAACGACCCGCGCCAGGATCACCGATTGGCCTTCTTGCGCGGCTTCCTGAATCGCCCCAAAGAAGTTGGCTCCATCATCCCAAGCTCGCGCTTCATGGAAAAGCGCATCGTCAACACCGCCGGCCTTGCCAACGCCAAACTCGCGATCGAACTCGGACCCGGAACCGGCGGCACGACCAAGGCCTTCCTGCGCGAGATGGCGCCCGACGCAAAGTTGCTCGCAATCGAGATCAATCCAGATTTCGTGAAGTTGCTGAAGGCGACCCTGCGCGACCCACGCCTGATCGTGCACGAAGGCAGCGCGGCCGACATTCCCGCAGCACTCGGCAAGTACGGGCTCAATCAACCCGAAGTGATTCTCTCGGGCATTCCGTTTTCAACCATGGACTGGGAACTCGGCTTGAGCATCCTGCGCTCGGTACACGCTGCACTTCCCATCGACGGTCGCTTTGTCGCTTACCAGTTTCGCGATCGGGTCGAGAGTCTGGGCAACGACGTATTCGGACGCGCCAATGTCCAGACCGAGCTGCTCAACATGCCCCCGATGCGCGTTTATTGTTGGGAAAAAGTTGTTGGGAAAAACTAG
- a CDS encoding FAD-dependent oxidoreductase: MASVVVVGAGLAGLCCAWRLQRAGFDVEVLERAEQSGGRLQSERVDEFLLEGGATFFTSHDRSLHSIFDHLDLSSEVQSVSRFPDALIKSGEFTAMRPNEDPLLLRSKLISRRASLRLLRLRLESRRFRNHLGAPDQEAISSLESQDVASYLDRIVGEEIREQIFVPYLSAVLELNSENLSAMYLHQLIGRVAGARPQYLVGGMVQLTARLARGISIRNGCEVTSIETHDDGVRLRYRAGEREGSVAANAVVVAIPGSQVVDICPKLTPNERGFFEGVRYSRGVVAHLLFDEAMSFPYRSVSFARRKGFGLYGVQAAHHKRGAAPNGAGLLRASLTEAASERVFRGSNAEVQAMVLDDLASTPFGKLSPRRVVVHRAAAASPVFYPGYLAGLQRFAARSERSPRIAYCGDYLIGNGAEAALNSGMRAASQIARGFD; the protein is encoded by the coding sequence GTGGCATCTGTCGTCGTCGTTGGAGCGGGTCTTGCTGGGTTGTGCTGTGCCTGGCGTCTGCAGCGCGCGGGGTTTGACGTCGAAGTTCTCGAGCGAGCCGAGCAGTCCGGGGGACGGCTGCAGAGCGAGCGAGTCGACGAATTCCTGCTCGAAGGGGGGGCGACGTTCTTTACCAGTCACGATCGAAGCCTCCATTCGATCTTCGATCATCTCGATCTCTCGAGCGAAGTTCAGTCGGTATCGCGGTTCCCGGATGCATTGATCAAATCGGGTGAGTTCACAGCGATGCGACCGAATGAGGATCCATTGCTATTGCGCTCGAAGCTCATCTCGCGAAGGGCGAGTCTGCGTCTGCTCCGCCTTCGCCTCGAAAGCAGACGCTTTCGCAATCATCTCGGTGCTCCAGACCAGGAAGCGATCTCGAGCCTCGAGTCGCAAGACGTTGCGAGTTATCTCGATCGAATCGTCGGAGAGGAGATTCGCGAACAAATATTCGTGCCCTACCTGTCTGCCGTTCTGGAGTTGAATTCGGAAAATCTTTCGGCGATGTATCTGCATCAGCTCATCGGTCGAGTCGCGGGTGCGCGACCCCAGTATCTGGTCGGAGGCATGGTGCAGCTCACAGCTCGCCTCGCGCGCGGGATCTCCATTCGCAACGGCTGCGAAGTGACGAGCATCGAAACTCACGACGACGGTGTGCGGTTGCGTTACCGAGCGGGCGAACGAGAGGGCAGCGTTGCGGCAAACGCGGTCGTGGTGGCGATCCCCGGATCACAGGTAGTGGACATCTGTCCCAAACTCACACCGAACGAGCGAGGCTTTTTTGAAGGTGTCCGCTATTCGCGTGGGGTCGTGGCTCACTTGCTGTTCGACGAAGCGATGTCCTTTCCCTATCGCAGCGTTTCGTTCGCGCGCCGCAAGGGTTTCGGACTCTACGGCGTGCAGGCAGCCCACCACAAACGCGGCGCTGCACCCAACGGCGCGGGTCTGCTGCGCGCGAGCCTCACCGAGGCGGCCAGCGAACGCGTCTTTCGAGGGTCCAATGCCGAGGTGCAGGCCATGGTTCTCGACGATCTCGCTTCGACACCGTTCGGGAAACTCTCTCCCCGGCGTGTTGTCGTGCATCGGGCTGCGGCGGCGTCACCGGTTTTCTATCCCGGCTATCTCGCGGGTCTCCAACGCTTTGCCGCGCGTTCCGAGCGATCTCCACGAATCGCGTATTGCGGGGACTACCTGATCGGGAACGGGGCCGAAGCTGCCTTGAACAGCGGCATGCGGGCGGCGTCGCAGATCGCCCGTGGATTCGATTAG
- a CDS encoding transposase translates to MAVIKQLELADYVLQKRMTSGHGGPRKGAGAKRVGRGQVPHRQRSDFNKLTPAHVTLRVVKGLSNLRQRSLVMEVRKTFSRGCERGDFRLVEYSIQHNHLHMIVEAESRDALSRGMKSIAARFALAVNRVFKRTGKVIAGRYHVQLLTSPQQVRNALRYVLLNIRKHFKQRNGHAPPVKIDEASSGSQFDGWRATSKSLRVKASTEEEVGVAKAVSWLLSKGWRRRGLIDLSAIPG, encoded by the coding sequence ATGGCAGTAATCAAGCAGTTGGAACTCGCTGACTATGTCTTGCAGAAGCGCATGACCTCTGGACATGGGGGACCGCGCAAAGGGGCTGGGGCCAAGCGGGTTGGACGTGGCCAGGTGCCTCATCGACAACGATCTGATTTTAATAAACTCACTCCCGCCCATGTGACGTTGCGTGTTGTAAAGGGACTCTCGAATCTTCGGCAACGATCACTCGTGATGGAAGTGCGGAAGACATTCTCCCGGGGGTGTGAGCGCGGCGACTTCCGGTTGGTTGAGTACTCCATCCAGCACAATCATCTTCACATGATTGTCGAGGCTGAGTCTCGAGATGCCCTCTCCCGGGGCATGAAGTCGATTGCTGCTCGGTTTGCACTGGCTGTGAATCGTGTCTTTAAGCGAACCGGTAAGGTGATTGCAGGCCGGTATCACGTTCAGCTTCTCACTTCGCCCCAGCAGGTGCGCAACGCGCTTCGTTATGTACTTCTCAATATCCGAAAGCACTTCAAACAGCGAAACGGCCATGCGCCACCCGTGAAGATCGACGAAGCCTCTTCGGGCAGTCAGTTCGACGGCTGGCGCGCAACCTCAAAGAGCTTGCGCGTGAAGGCATCCACCGAGGAAGAAGTAGGAGTCGCCAAGGCGGTGAGTTGGCTCCTCAGCAAAGGCTGGCGCAGACGCGGCCTGATCGACCTCTCCGCAATTCCGGGCTAA